The following proteins are encoded in a genomic region of Synechococcus sp. CBW1002:
- a CDS encoding M48 family metalloprotease gives MNAFSSGLNIGMGNYSLANQAAMNNQYLALSLQTESSMGANEYARYISANYSTLQSNAPRSLAAMEGLNGLGASYVKRTKKDIDQYLNEYRLELMGFSRDQELEADAVAVDYIAKAGINPESCLDVMNVIHRNTNDKSTSATSTHPGEGERRMKLEAAIRELPPAIRNRYRMQQATLPLLPYVYDQSTQVVRVSPPGTPGLKAGKNEKSSSVEALLGN, from the coding sequence TTGAATGCATTCAGCTCGGGTCTTAATATAGGAATGGGAAACTATTCACTTGCGAATCAGGCAGCGATGAACAATCAGTACCTTGCTCTGTCTCTCCAGACGGAATCCTCAATGGGAGCCAATGAGTATGCGAGATATATTTCTGCCAACTATTCAACCCTGCAAAGCAACGCACCTCGCTCTTTGGCCGCGATGGAGGGACTCAATGGTCTTGGGGCATCATATGTCAAGAGAACCAAGAAAGACATAGACCAATACTTAAACGAGTACCGCCTTGAGCTAATGGGCTTTTCCAGGGATCAGGAGCTTGAAGCTGACGCAGTAGCAGTTGATTACATCGCAAAAGCCGGGATAAATCCGGAGTCATGCCTGGATGTAATGAATGTCATTCACAGAAACACGAATGACAAAAGCACTTCAGCAACTTCTACGCATCCAGGCGAAGGAGAGAGACGCATGAAACTTGAAGCGGCGATCCGAGAACTGCCTCCGGCAATCCGAAACCGATACAGGATGCAGCAAGCAACGCTTCCATTGCTTCCCTATGTTTATGATCAATCAACGCAAGTCGTTAGGGTTTCACCACCTGGTACGCCAGGGTTGAAAGCAGGAAAAAACGAGAAGTCTTCCTCTGTTGAAGCCCTCCTGGGCAACTGA
- a CDS encoding transposase, whose product MSKRRTHSPEFKARVAMEAISGRKTIQEIAADHAIHPIQVSQWKRQLLDGASELFTRGKKTKDKEEGQAKEAELFQQIGRLQMELEWLKKKSQLL is encoded by the coding sequence ATGAGCAAGCGCCGCACCCACAGCCCCGAGTTCAAGGCCAGGGTCGCCATGGAGGCGATCAGTGGCCGCAAGACGATCCAGGAGATCGCCGCCGACCACGCCATCCACCCGATCCAGGTGAGCCAGTGGAAGCGGCAGCTCCTGGACGGTGCCAGCGAGCTCTTCACCCGAGGCAAGAAGACCAAGGACAAGGAGGAGGGGCAGGCCAAGGAGGCGGAGCTGTTCCAGCAGATCGGACGGCTGCAGATGGAGCTGGAGTGGCTCAAAAAAAAGTCTCAACTGCTCTGA
- a CDS encoding transposase — MSKPKTFRPWTPGQTSLMPPSPIDWLPSDHLVFFLLELVEELDFALIMSPARQKDARGEKGYDPRMLTLLLLYAYCIGIASSRKIERSCYEELTFRVLTGNQQPDNSRISEFSRRNLDVLKGLFIQILRLCHMAGMVSLGHVALDAPRFRPMPPNTRQSSRLLRSS, encoded by the coding sequence ATGAGCAAGCCCAAGACCTTCCGGCCCTGGACCCCGGGACAGACCAGCTTGATGCCACCGTCGCCGATCGACTGGCTGCCGAGTGATCACCTGGTGTTCTTCCTGCTGGAGCTGGTGGAGGAACTGGACTTTGCGCTGATCATGTCTCCCGCCCGGCAGAAGGATGCCCGCGGTGAGAAGGGGTATGACCCCAGGATGCTGACGCTGCTGTTGCTGTACGCCTATTGCATCGGTATTGCCTCGTCTCGCAAGATCGAGCGCTCCTGTTACGAGGAACTGACTTTCCGGGTGCTGACGGGCAACCAGCAGCCTGACAACAGCCGCATCAGCGAGTTCAGCCGTCGCAATCTCGATGTCCTCAAGGGTCTGTTCATTCAGATCCTTCGGCTCTGCCACATGGCCGGCATGGTGAGCCTGGGCCATGTGGCGCTCGATGCACCAAGGTTCAGGCCAATGCCTCCAAACACAAGGCAAAGCTCTCGGCTTCTGCGAAGCAGTTGA
- a CDS encoding transposase: MQSGGTYLQGYNCQLAVDSDHQVIVAVGVSNQPPDVGHLEPMLERLAASAGALPDVMTMDARYWSEDNAGHCEDPGIDAYIATGRLPHGQPLPPKRGPMPKDADAKARMVRKIRSKKGSRIYAQRKAIVEPVNGQIKQARGLRRFLLRGLKKVDGEWHLIAATHNLRWVPFIGQFRPLTSLTQDGWNMVRPQCRPRGEFCLQGNCEVLHGNTATGSGPG, encoded by the coding sequence ATGCAGTCAGGCGGCACCTACCTGCAGGGCTACAACTGCCAGCTGGCGGTCGACAGTGACCACCAGGTGATCGTGGCGGTGGGCGTAAGCAACCAGCCCCCAGACGTGGGACATCTGGAGCCGATGTTGGAGCGCCTTGCCGCCAGCGCCGGTGCATTGCCGGATGTGATGACGATGGATGCGCGCTACTGGAGCGAAGACAACGCAGGTCACTGTGAGGACCCTGGCATTGACGCCTACATCGCCACCGGCCGGCTCCCCCACGGTCAGCCGCTACCGCCGAAACGCGGGCCGATGCCCAAGGATGCCGACGCCAAGGCCCGCATGGTCCGAAAGATCAGAAGCAAGAAGGGCTCCAGGATCTACGCCCAGCGCAAGGCGATCGTGGAGCCGGTGAACGGCCAGATCAAGCAAGCCAGGGGCCTGCGGCGCTTTTTGCTGCGGGGTCTGAAGAAGGTCGATGGTGAATGGCATCTGATCGCTGCCACACACAACCTGAGGTGGGTGCCTTTTATTGGACAGTTCCGGCCCCTGACATCGTTAACCCAGGACGGGTGGAACATGGTTCGGCCTCAGTGTAGACCGCGTGGGGAGTTTTGCCTCCAAGGGAACTGTGAGGTCTTACATGGCAATACCGCCACAGGAAGCGGGCCAGGCTGA